The Salvia splendens isolate huo1 unplaced genomic scaffold, SspV2 ctg444, whole genome shotgun sequence genomic interval AAACTAGTTTCTACATAGACACAACAACTCAATCATGAAACCTTCAACCACTCTCTCTTTCATTTTGGTTCTTCTTGCCACCATTTCTTGCTCACAAGCATCATGTTGTGCCAACAATTTTCTTCAATGCCTGTCCCAAAAATTCAACTACTCTTCCATTTCCAACAACATCTACACTCCAATCAACTCTTCATACACATCCATCTTAAAAATAACCATCCAAAATCCAAGATTTGACACAAATTCAACCTCAAAACCGCTCGCAATCATCACTCCCGAACACGAATCCCAGATCCCGCCACTAATCCTCTGCGCCAAACGCAGCGGCGTCCAGACCAGAACCCGAAGCGGTGGTCATGACTTCGAGGGCCTGTCCTATCAATCCGAAGTCCCGTTTGTCATAATTGATTTGATCAATTTCAGTGACGTTTTGGTTGACGTTGACCGCAAGACTGCCTGCGTCGGATCTGGCGCAACCATCGGTTCTTTATATTACTCGATCGCAGCGAAAAGCCCCGTCCTGGGCTTTCCAGCTGGCACTTGTCCCAACGTCGGCATCGGTGGGCACTTCAGCGGCGGAGGCTACGGCGCAATGATGCGGAAACATGGCCTCGCGGCCGATCACGTGGTCGACGCCAGAATAGTCAACGCCAACGGCAGAATCCTGGACAGAAAGTCAATGGGCGAGGATCTGTTTTGGGCAATCAGAGGCGGCGGTGGGGCCAGCTTCGGCGTGATTACTGCCTGGAAGGTACAACTGGTGGATGTTCCAAAAACAGTCACTGTTTTTGGAGTCGGCAGAACTTTGGAACAGAACGTGACTCAGATCGTTCATCGCTGGCAACACGTGGCTCCTGAGCTAGACAAAGATTTGTTCATCGGAGTCTCGTTATTAACTGCAAACTCAACTCAATCCGGCACGAAATTGACTGTTGTAGCTAATTTTGCCTCGTTGTTTCTCGGTCGGATCGACAGACTGCTTCCGTTGATGAAGGAGAAGTTCCCGGAGTTAGGGCTAACGAGAGAAGACTGCTCGGAAGTGAGCTGGATACAAGCAATGGTGTTTATAAGTGGTTTGCCCGTCGAAACACCGCCGGAGGTTTTACTCAACCGAACCGATCCCGCGACAAGAATTCCCTTCAAGGGGAAATCGAACTACGTGCAACAACCGATTCCTGAATCCGGGCTCGAAGGCTTGTGGAGGCGTTTCTTCGAAGAGGAAGGCGCGAATGCAGCGTTCGCGTTGAATCCTTACGGTGGAAGAATGGCAGAGATCTCAGAATCCGCCATTCCGTTTCCCCATAGGGCGGGAAACCTGTACAAGTTGTTGCAGGTGGTTTTCTGGAGAGAAGACGAGAACGAAGATTCGGACAGGTATATAAAGTGGAATCGAAGGGTTGAGAGATACTTGACTCCTTATGTTTCGAGGAATCCGAGGGCAGCGTATTTCAACTACATAGATCTTGACCTTGGAGTGAACAGTGTTGTTGGCGAGACGAGTTATGAGCAAGCTAGCGTTTGGGGTAAAAGATATTTCAAGAATAATTTTGATCGTCTTGTTCGGATTAAGAGTGTGATTGATCCCGAGAATTTCTTCAGGAACGAACAGAGTATTCCGTCGTTGCACTAATTGTTgtaaacaaaacaaacatcTTGATTTGTGTATGTTGATTTGCTTTGCTATATTTTGATGTTTGGAAAAATGCTTGTAATAATTATTTCATGTAAATCATAGGCCCGCCCACTCACTCGTTCAAGCCCACTCACTTCGAGCTAATTTAGGCCCGCCCACGATGATAAATCATAGGTGGATCTAATTAAATAGTTAAACTATCAtacaattataaaaaatttaactttAGATTGAGGCTCATCTTATTAGAAAGAAAAGTTTATGCACATAAGAATGAACTAGTTTTAAAAGCCCAAAAATGTCAAAAGTGagctatatttttgggatggAAGGATTATCATATAATGAAATTGATGTTCCGAGgtcaattttgtcattttatactGACCAATCTACTTTTATTCTGCTTGCTATAGCTTTATTCCCATTAATTTAAGCCCATTCTATAAATTAGGGTTCATATAACCAAttagaatataaaatattttcagcatttatttttttaatttgtatgcGTAGCAACTAGAAATGGCAGGTACGCCAACTcgcaataaataaattattatccaTTGTTTCGACAACTCAATTTGCGTAGTAtatctattttaatttatgtttattttaaaAGTTATCTATGTTTATATTATCTACTCACACAtcacatattaaaaaaatatttagattGGCACAAATTtgtttaaaaatatgtataaataATGTACTGGTTATTGAGAATACCATCTCAACCAAtccaaataacaaaataatttaaaaaatgttacaAGATCTCCTGGATTGGGATATGAAAGAAAGGTTTTGTACGTGTGTAGAcgtctccaaaccgaaccggcccggatgaaccggcccggaaccgtcgccggcggttccgaaccggaaccggaaccgtcaccggcggttcgaaccggcaccggaaccgccgggccggttccggttcctcattttatgcaaaccgtaaccggcgggtcggaaccgccggttccggcgaaaccggcggttcggcggtttccgacacaatttcaggcctactccctagccttttcacaatttcagggttaaaccggcggttcctggctaaaccggcggtttcccaccgcaattttcaaaatttgaaaattcaaacggtccgtaaaccgccggttccaccgaaaaccggcggtttcggcggcgaaccggcggtttcggcgttatttttcaaaatttgattttttttttttaaatttttaatcacaattttcccctataaataccctctcctcttccatttctactcaccccattcttgtgttaataagaatttctctctcaatctcaatttctctattctccatcctcattctctcaagttgtgtaCGTTGTTTGCGCttataatttactcacgttgttcttgttcacgttatcatatagtcatattcacataaacactactatctattctctacttccaatttccataatatcatgtcttcatctcgtcgtggtggtgatcggggcaagggcattgctcaagatcaaagtgactctcgcgtcgtcgtgccccttctagagcacaagtttgcggaggaggtgggaaggcgagccgctcttcgattacaagtaagttctaaacttctaaattaaatgttttactatgttaatatgttataataagttttaatatgttagtagtttttaatatgttttattatgttatatgatataagttttaatatgttagcaagttttaatatgttttaatatgttatatgataagtctttaatttgagagcaccatttggtatacttgctcggaaaaagattatgtgcggactaccgccttttcttatatccttgtgcaagatggcctattgtggaatgcctcagcgtggtccttcctttgatttatatgttagtatgttttaatatgttagtatgttttaatatgttttagtaagttttaatatgttaatatgttttaatatgttttaatatgttttagtaagttttatatgttttaatatgttttagtaagttttaatatgttagtatgttttagtatgttttaatatgttttaatatgttttaatatgttagtatgttttaatatgttagtattatatgttttaatgtgtataattctcgtaggaggaagaagatcgaaatgcggccttgttacttgccacCCTCGGCGACGAAGAGccacattcggcttcgcgtttcgaatacgatgtgaatctatcatcggACGAAGGCGACGATGGATCTATACgccttcagcagcggaggaaggacggcacattcggtaagttagttagatttatatttagactcacacttttcattcaatgaggaagaaggaggtcccgttccccaacgaagaagagtaggcgccaatacttccgatcaagccaaataggtaagcaaggtaagagaactacgtggactttgattccaaaatgcaattgagcattgaggatacgtaggcatctcaacttatatttcaacttaaattttaaatttaagtttaaatttaagttgagctcaagtccttttcctttatttcttttttctcccctttatttcgaatatgtaattttgtaaattgtaatgaagactttaagtcttttgtaatttataattttgaagttgtaatttctaatttttatgttgtaatttgtaaattttaacttgtaatttgtaattttaaagttgtaatttgtaattttgaagttgtaatttgtatcaataaaattacatttgtacatcgcttcattctaatgttatttacgcaagtttttttacattttaaacttgaattacaatttacaaaatgcaaaaaaaaaaaaaaaaaaatcggataaaccgccgaaccgccgaaccgcccgGAACCGGGTAACAACCGACGGTTAggccggttcaagtgaaccggcggttcacggttcataaaCCGGAACCGTGCGGTCTTcgacgggccggttccggttccaacaaatcttgaaccggaaccgccggttccgaaccgtgaaccggcggttcacgaaccgtggtgacgtctataCGTGTGTTATGTGCACAACAGCACAAGTCCTTGTTAAGAAAGTTTCAAATTTCTACTTCCCAAAATATTACTTCCTCTGTTTATAAAAATATTCTTGGTAATAGAagacgagttttaatgcaaaattaataatgtattaataacataataaaaaataattgaaatattattattagaaaGTAAGACCCATATTcttattagaaagaaaaacatctaaaaaataaatagacattaatttttgtgattaacccatatagattttaaaaattatttttgtggaTGAATACAAGTCAAATGTCGATCCCATGATGAAAAAGTTTGGCAATACTACCACACTCTAAATTAAGGTTAGGGGAACAAAACAAGAAATACTTATAAATTATACTTACGTCGAAGGTGGGAACAACTTTCACAACTAAAATACAGTAAACTAATCAGAGATGTAAGTCTCACTCCGTGATACAGTTTTTTTAGATATCTCACTTTAAATGACAccttttttaaaatagaaacatcaatccttatattttattctatattcatttaactcacaaaacaatattGCATAAAATTTCGTGCCGGATCAGAAATAGTTCACTTGGAGTGGAATGGAGGcaagtgggacagagggagtatcaatTATGAGTCCAAAATTATGTGCAAAACTCATGAAACGAATGGGATAGATATGATATATAATAGGTTGCCAACcttatattttggtatttgtTTATCTAATCATCTAGTTCATGCATGCAATTATTGATATATTGTATTAAAATGAGGTTCCTTGTTACTTTGGTTTAATTTCTAAACTCGAACTAGTGACTATTAATTCTATAAATCAAACATGCAAGAAATTAGTTTCAACAAACACATAATCACACAATCATGAAACCTTCAACCATTTTAGCTCTCATTTTGGCTCTTCTTTGCCATAATTTCTTGCTCACTAGCATCATCTTCTGCTCATAACTTCCTTAAATGCCTCTCCAAAAAATTCATTTCCAACATCATCTTCACTCCAATCAACTCTTCATATTCATCCATCTTACAAACAACCATCCAAAATCCAAGATTTGACACAAATTCAACCTCAAAACGAATCACAGATCCTGCCTATAATCCTCTGCGCCAAACGCAGCGGCGTGCAGACGAGAACTCGAAGCGGCGGCCATGACTTCGAGGGTCTGTCTTATCAGTCCCAAGTCCCGTTCGTCGTCATTGATTTGATCAATTTCAGTGAAGTAACGGTTGATGTCGAGCGCAAGACCGCCTGGGTTGGAGTTGGCGCAACCGTCGGCTCTTTGTATTATGCAATTGCCCCGAAAAGCCCGGTTCTGGGCTTTCCAGTTGGCATTTGCCCTACCATTGGCATCGGCGGGCACTTCAGCGGCGGAGGCTACGGCGCCATGTTAAGAAAACATGGCGTCGCAGCCGATCACTTGGTTGATGCCATAATAGTCAACGCTAACGGCAGAATCCTGGACAGAAAATCAATGGGCGAGGATCTGTTCTGGGCGATCACAGGCGGCGGAGGCGCCAGTTTTGGCATGATTACGGCTTGGAAGGTACAACTGGTGGATGTTCCAGAAATAGTCACTGTTTTCAGAGTGAGCAGAACGATGGAACAGAACGCGACTCAGATCATTCACCGCTGGCAATATGTAGCCTCTGAAGTCGACAAAGATTTGTTCATCAGGATCATTTTGTCCACAACAAACTCGACTCAATCGAGTGAGGAGTTGACGATCGATGCTTCTTTTTACTCGTTGTTTCTTGGCCGGATCAACAGATTGCTACCGTTGATGAAAGAGAAGTTGCCCGAGTTAGGGTTAGTGAGATAAGAATGCACGGAAATGAGTTGGATACAAGCAATGGTGTTTATAAGTAGTTTGTCTGTCGACACTCCGCTAGAAGTTTTGCTCAACCGAACCGATCCCGCCACAAGAAGACCCTTCAAAGGGAAATCAAATTACGTGCATCAACCTGTTCTGGAATCCGGGCTTGAATGCTTGTGGAGACATTTCTTTGAAGAGGAAGGCGAGTTTGCGGAATTCGAGATGAATCCCTTTGGTGGAAGAATGGCAGAGATCTCAGACTCCGCCATTCCTTTTCCCCATAGGGCTGGTAACTTGTATAATTTGCTGCAGGTGGCTTTCTGGAGAGAAGACGAGAACAGAGATTCGGACAAGTATATAAAGTGGAGTCGGAGGGTTGACAAATACTTGACTTCCTATGTTTCGAGGAATCCGAGGGCAGCGTATGTCAACTACAGAGATCTTGATCTCGGAGTTAACAACGTTTTTTGGTGAGACAAGTTATGAACAAGCCAGCGTTGGGGGTAAGAGATATTTCAAGAAAAATTTCGATCGTCTTGTTTGGATTAAGAATGTGATTGATCCCGAGAATTTCTTCAAGAACGAACAAAGCATTCCGACGTTGCACTATATGTCACAAGCATAACAAACATTTTGATTTGGTATGTGATTGCTTTACTGCATTTGGTGGTTGGATTGATGCTTGTAAATTGTAATAATTGTTCTGTGTCAATAATGCTATTTTTGAGTAGCTGTAATCTTATCTAAAATATGAGCTGGTGGACAGCTTTTACTTATGGCCACGATGTCACTCTACACAATCCCCATAACTATTCCTCTTACTTCATTCGTTTTGGTGCAAATGTGCTATAAGAATTATTGAACTAATAGAGAAATATTTGTCATTTTGAAATGTTTGTTTAAAATAGACCAATtctatttaagaaaattttttTCTAATGAGATGGGTCCATTCACTACTGACAATACtctaatcactttttctttttatctctcttactttaccaattatgcattaaaacccgtatcgattcaaatttatttattttttaaggacggaggaagtaattattattgtaaaaataaaaagttgtaacttgtaagatgaaaaaaaattgatctaatcaataaaaaaaattagattgaATTTAGTCCATACATATATTTTGTGATAGATATTGCTGCTTTTTCAGTTGTTGGTGAGACCGATATTGCCATCATCTCTCTATCATTTTCCCCCTCTATGAGTTCTTTCTAATATTTGGAATGATTGATCCATTTTATAGATAGTATTTCAGAAATGAAAGCTTTATTCTATCTCAATAATGAATCATGAACactttcatcttcttcttcttcttgtcatTTGCTCATGCTCATGGGCAGCTTCTGCTTATGGCAAAGACGACTTTCTTCGCTGTCTCTCTCAACAATCACATAACTATTCATCTTTTTCCACCATTGTTTACACCCATGTAAACTCTTCCTTCACTTCCGTCCTTCAATTCTCCATCCGAAACCTCAGATTCGAGTCCGAATCAACTCCCAAACCGCAGGTGATCATAACCCCACGACACGAATCCCAGATCCCGCCTGTCATATACTGCTCCAGACAAAGTGGTCTGGAAATCAGAACTCGAAGCGGCGGCCATGACTTCGAGGGATTGTCTTACGTATCCCAACTCGCGTTTGTGATCGTTGATTTGATCGGTCTCAGTGAGATCAAAGTCGACGTTGAGGAGAAAACTGCGTGGGTGGAAGCGGGTGCAACCATCGGTTCTTTATACTACAGGATCGCAGAAAAAAGTCCGGTTCTCGGATTCCCTGCAGGCTTTTGCCCGACGGTTGGCGTTGGTGGCCACTTTAGCGGCGGAGGCTACGGTACAATGCTGAGAAAATACGGACTGGCAGCCGACAACGTCGTTGATGCAAGAATAATCGATGTGAAAGGCGGAATTCTAGATAGAAAATCAATGGGCGAAGATTTGTTCTGTGCCATCAGGGGCGGCGGAGGTGCTAGTTTTGGCGTGATTACTGCCTGGAAAGTACAACTAGTGGACGTGCCAGAAAAAGTCACTGCTTTCACAGTGGTAAAGACACTGGAACAAAATGCGACTCAACTAGTTCACCGCTGGCAATATGTGGCTCCAAAACTCGACCAAAAGTTGTACGTCGGCGTCACCATGATTATGGTTGACTCGACGTTCCAAGCTATTTTTTGGTTGCATTTCCTCGGCTGCACTGAGGAAATGCTTCCGATGTTGCAGGAGAGTTTTCCTGAGTTGGGTGTGGTAAGAGAAGACTGCTCCGAGATGAGCTGGATCCAATCTGTCGTGTATTTCTCCTCGGCCCCGTTCATGCCGTCTTCGCCGGAGCAGCCACCGGAATTTTTACTCGACCGGACTCTGTTTAAGTGAAATCTGACTACGTGCAGAAACCCATTCCTGAAAGCGGGCTCGAAGGCATCGTGAGAATGCTCAACGAAGCGGGAGGAGAGGGAGCGATGGTGTACACAATTCCATATGGTGGAAGAATGGCCGAAATTTCTGGACCCGCCACTCCATTCCCGCACAGAGCGGGAAACTTGTACAAACTTGCTTGTATAGTGAGCTGGCTGGGAGACGAGGCTCGGGATTCGGACATGTACATGAGTTGGAGCAGGAGGTACTACAGTTACATGGCTCCTTATGTTTCGAGGAATCCAAGGGAAGCGTACCTCAACTACAGAGACCTTGACATCGGTGTCAATAACGTTGGAGGTAAGACGAGTTATGTGGAGGCGAGCGTTTGGGGGAAGAAATATTTCAAGAGTAATTTTGATCGGCTTGTTCGGGTGAAGACTGTGGTTGATCCACACGATTTCTTTAGGAATGAACAGAGCATCCCGCCGTTGCTTTCTAGATACAATAATAAGAAAGGGATTAAGATGCATGCTTCAGAAACTGTAGATGGTGATGTTCTGAGCTTaataatgtgatgttatttgAAATTGGGGCAATAAATGGTTGTATGGTTACGTGTTACTTgcaatcattttcttttcttaattATATATTCATCAGTCTCATTATTCATGACAAGTATTCTTTTAAACTGTCACAACTCGTACTCACGGATTGCATTAAGGAGAAACGTTATTCCCACAAAATAATATATGCCACAACTAGTACTCACGGATTGATTTAAGGAGAAACATTCTTCCCTCAAGATAATAAACTATTGGAATGAAGCACAGCCTCCAAAAGTAAAACGACTTTCTCCTTTGTAGAAGCAACTCGAACACCCTGAGGACCGACGAACTTAACATAGTGGCTATATGCCTCGACTACCAAAAAACGAAAAGTCTTGTTGTCGTCATCACAATTCGAAGAGCAATGGTCATAATTCGAAGCCCGATGACCGTGTAGGGCTTGTAATGTAGGAATAGGGAGGAAATCCTTGTAGCAAGAGGAATGAAATGGACTAGGAAAGTACCTATTTGATCAACATGTCAAATTAAATACAATTTTTTCAGATACTCTAGATTGTCATTTGTCATGATCCTGTCTTCATGTGtgaaataaactatactccatatttatattttattcagCCATTCAATGAATCTGATGAGGCAAAGATACTACTGTATACAAATAGTGTATTTAAGGACCTATTCAAACATGTACATGTtgcatttttttcaaataaaagaattgAGATGGATTGTGAAAGACTACCACTGAAAATATTACAATATGAACTGTTGTTTCCACTCTCCTTCAAGAAATGAAGAAATGTCaaagaaatttaaataaataaatgatttgTTGAACTAATACATTGAATATAACCTTGTCTGCTTGAAAATTTGTAACATAGTTTCTTGATAAGTAATTATATATTTGAACTAATCATTATAAATAACTACAACTGCATTCCTCTGAAACACCACTAACACAAACTCATCTTCTCAAAATCACAAGTCATGAAAACTTCTTCAATCACTCTCTCATTCTTTCTTGTGttaatcttgttgagctcatgGCCAGTTTTTGGCGATGAACAAGATGATTTTCTTGAATGTCTCTCTCAGACATGCCAAAACTACTCTTCGATTTCCAACGTTGTTTACACCCTGCAAACTCTTCCTACACTTCCGTACTTGAATTCTCCATCCGAAACACGAAGATTCATGTCGGAATCTACTCTAAACCGCAAGTGATCGTAACCCCAGAATACGAATCTCAGATCCCGCCTGTCATACTCTGCGCCAACAAAGGGTCTGGAGATCAGAACTCGAAGTGGCGGCCATGACATGGAGGGACTGTCCTATGTCTCACAAGTCCCATTCGTGATAATTGATTTGATCAATCTCAGCGAAGTCACGGTCGACATTGACGCGAAAACGGCTGGATTGAAGCGGGCGCCACCCACCGGTATCGTATACTACAGGATCGCCGAAAAGAGCTCACTCTGGGATTTCCTGGGGCTATATGCGTAACGGTCGGTGTAGGCGGGCACTACAGTGCAGGAGGCTACGGCGCAATGCTGAGAAAATACGGACTAGCAGGAGATAACGTTATTGATGCAAGAATAATCAACGCGAACGGAACAATTCTTGACCGGGCATCAATGGGCGAGGATTTGTTCTGGGCATCACAGGCGGCGGAGGTGGCAGTTTCGGCGTGATCACTGCCTGGAGGGTACAACTGGTGGATGTTCCAGAAACAGTCACTGTTTTCTTCATCACCAGAAGCGTGGAAGAACAAAACGGCATGGACTCTGGCACCGCTGGCAATATGTTGCGCCACAAGCCGACAATGATTTATTCGTTGGAGTCAATCGTTTTCAGGGTGAACACGACCGTCCTCGTTAACTTCTTCTCGGTGTACAAGGCGGCGCTGACGCATTAGTTTCGTACATGCAAGAAATCTTCCCTGAGTTAGGACTAGTGAGAGAAGACTGCACGGAAATGAGCTGGATCCAATCGACCTTATTTAGCAACCAAATGCCGATCGATCCACTAGATACTCTTCTCAACCGGACTCAAGCTGGTATCAGACAGCTCAAAGAAATCCGACTATGTCCGAACACCGGTTCCTTTGGACGCGATTGAAGGTATGGTGACTATGTTACGTGAACCGGAAGCAGACGAGACTATTTCTACATGGTGCCGTATGGTGGAAGAATGGATGAAATACCTGAATCGCAGACTCCATTTCCTCACAGAGCCGGTGCACTCTACAAACTAGCCGGCCTAACTTACTGGCAAGACTCCGAGGCTGCGGACACGGACAGTTACATAAGCTGGAGCCGAAGGTATTACGAATACATGACTCCTTATGTGTCAAGCTCGCCCAGGGAAGCGTATCTCAACTATAGAGATCTCGACCTTGGAGTGAATAACATTGTTGGTGAGACGAGTTATGAACAAGCTAGTATTTGGGGAAGCCGTATTACAAGGATAATTTCGATCGTCTTGTTCAGGTGAAAACCGCCGTTGATCCGGACAATTTCTTCAAGTACGAACAAAGCATTCCGCCGGTATCGACTTATGTTGCGGATATTTAAGAATTTAGATTtagatttttgtttttgtttgtttagtTTTGAATAAGGATCATTAATGAAccttctttgttttttttggcTGTTTAGtcctaaataaaattatatttttagaaaaGTTTGTACAAGACTAATTCATGGTATCGGTTAAGATATTCCTTGATGTTTGCTTGACTAGTAAtagtatttgtttagatatatacGTATCAAATATAGTTAATTCAAGAAAATATGATGCAAAGATGAGTTGGGGCGGCTATAGGATTGGAATAGGTACATAATTGAACAAGATATGAATGTGACGGTTGCTAGTGTTCAATTTTAATAAGCCAAGTATTAGCAataatgaattttatattatatgggaTACTTATGTGTGATTGATGTCGTAAATAGAAAATATCCTATCGATTAGAAGAGGTCGAGGATAATTACAATTACATAATACAACACTATCACATTCTTGAGGTACTAATAAATACTTcgacttaaaaaaaatcaattttccatTTATACTTGCAACGATTCAATTCCACAACATATTAAGATTAAGAAGATGCGTTTAGCTAACTAAATTGAGTTCTTCATCAACCCATCAACTTCAAGCCACATCAAATTCAATCGTGACAACTCTCAACTCTCAACTTGTAACTTTTTAacctttttttaatgtaaatttagtTGGTAAATAAGGTTGATTGGATCCAGCTCATTATTTATTATGTAGATCAGTTTTGGGTTTCTTGTCCTGGGGTTATGATCACTTGCAGTTTAGGAGGTGACACAGATTAGTCTCTTGTTTCGTACGGTGGAATCTAGGACGGAGTCGTAACAGGGGCAGGTCTAGTAGGGGAAGAcaaggggcatttgcccctcctcaatatattttatatagtactccctccgtctcgcactactcgcacatttcattttggacacggagattaaggaatgagtgatagacaaagtcaacaattacggctgtaggtataaattgttactaaaaatggaaagagtgcaaataacttgggacgcccagaaaggaaataagtgcaaatagtgcgggacggagggagtattattttgttatataatttttaaaaaagtttgaTGTCCTTTATAAATGTCCCACCGCAAACttttaaattttcttattatatatatttttgccccCGTTGAATTGAAATCATGGTTCTGCCCTGAGTCGTAAGAAGGGGTTGAAGGAGATAT includes:
- the LOC121790225 gene encoding berberine bridge enzyme-like 18, with amino-acid sequence MKPSTTLSFILVLLATISCSQASCCANNFLQCLSQKFNYSSISNNIYTPINSSYTSILKITIQNPRFDTNSTSKPLAIITPEHESQIPPLILCAKRSGVQTRTRSGGHDFEGLSYQSEVPFVIIDLINFSDVLVDVDRKTACVGSGATIGSLYYSIAAKSPVLGFPAGTCPNVGIGGHFSGGGYGAMMRKHGLAADHVVDARIVNANGRILDRKSMGEDLFWAIRGGGGASFGVITAWKVQLVDVPKTVTVFGVGRTLEQNVTQIVHRWQHVAPELDKDLFIGVSLLTANSTQSGTKLTVVANFASLFLGRIDRLLPLMKEKFPELGLTREDCSEVSWIQAMVFISGLPVETPPEVLLNRTDPATRIPFKGKSNYVQQPIPESGLEGLWRRFFEEEGANAAFALNPYGGRMAEISESAIPFPHRAGNLYKLLQVVFWREDENEDSDRYIKWNRRVERYLTPYVSRNPRAAYFNYIDLDLGVNSVVGETSYEQASVWGKRYFKNNFDRLVRIKSVIDPENFFRNEQSIPSLH
- the LOC121790232 gene encoding berberine bridge enzyme-like 18, which codes for MEILPIILCAKRSGVQTRTRSGGHDFEGLSYQSQVPFVVIDLINFSEVTVDVERKTAWVGVGATVGSLYYAIAPKSPVLGFPVGICPTIGIGGHFSGGGYGAMLRKHGVAADHLVDAIIVNANGRILDRKSMGEDLFWAITGGGGASFGMITAWKVQLVDVPEIVTVFRVSRTMEQNATQIIHRWQYVASEVDKDLFIRIILSTTNSTQSSEELTIDASFYSLFLGRINRLLPLMKEKLPELGLVR
- the LOC121790233 gene encoding cannabidiolic acid synthase-like 2, giving the protein MEGLSYVSQVPFVIIDLINLSEVTVDIDAKTAGLKRAPPTGGHYSAGGYGAMLRKYGLAGDNVIDARIINANGTILDRASMGEDLFWASQAAEVAVSA